The region GTGCGCCGTACCGCGGGACGCCCGCCCGCGCTGGGGCTGCTGCTGGCGGGCGCCGATCCGGGATCGGAGGTGTACGTCCGCAACAAGATCCGGGAGAGCGAGGCGCTCGGGATGCGGACCGCGTTGAAGCGGTTGCCCGACTCGGCCGCCTTCGACGAGGCGCTGACCGTCGTCGACGCCTTCAACGCCGACCCGGGCGTGGACGGCATCCTCGTGCAGTCTCCATTGCCGGCCGGGATGGGAAACGACGCCGAGCGGCGTATCTTCGGGGCGATCGATCCCTCGAAGGACGTCGACGGTTTCCATCCGGAGAACGTCGGCCGCCTGGTGCAGCAGACGCCGGCTCTCGCGCCCTGCACGCCGGCCGGCGTGATGGAGTTGCTCGACCGTTGCGGGGTAGCCGTCGCCGGCCGGCGCGCTGTCGTGATCGGCCGCAGCGACATCGTCGGCAAGCCGCTGGCGA is a window of Acidobacteriota bacterium DNA encoding:
- a CDS encoding bifunctional 5,10-methylenetetrahydrofolate dehydrogenase/5,10-methenyltetrahydrofolate cyclohydrolase, whose translation is MLDGAAVAAAIRESLRPRIEDVRRTAGRPPALGLLLAGADPGSEVYVRNKIRESEALGMRTALKRLPDSAAFDEALTVVDAFNADPGVDGILVQSPLPAGMGNDAERRIFGAIDPSKDVDGFHPENVGRLVQQTPALAPCTPAGVMELLDRCGVAVAGRRAVVIGRSDIVGKPLAMLLLHRHATVTICHSRTVDLPRVAAQADVLVAAVGRPAFVTADFVKPGATVIDVGTNTLTDRDRVTSIFGAGSKKLAAFERRGRVLSGDVHPGVAEVAGAITPVPGGVGPLTIAMLLSNTVQAAERRLGLRS